In one Sphingobacterium daejeonense genomic region, the following are encoded:
- a CDS encoding SusC/RagA family TonB-linked outer membrane protein, whose translation MLLLACSNIVKASDQLITLKFQKAKLNVVLNEITQQTEYQFFYNDQINRIAGPITVNINKASVSQVLEMILPNDKLEYSISNNQITIIPKKTKTIESTERLQEIISGTVKDLNGNPLIGAPITIKGTNTSTTTNNQGEFQIIAKPSDIVVISFQGFKRQEVSVAGRKSLSIAMTTDQQALEAVDVVATGYQTIDRRKFTGAATKVKAEDAQRFGVPDVSRMLEGQVSGVSVQNVSGTFGAAPKIRVRGATSITGDNKPLWVVDGIILEDVVNISNDQLSTGDASTLLGSSVAGINPDDIESFEILKDAAATSLYGARAMNGVIIITTKKGKAGTQAVSYLGNFTTYLKPSYSQFDIVNSYDQMSVYAELARKGAIDYALIKNNRNSGIYGNLSRGLSSWNKDGTPVIENSPEGRAAFLKRYNNINTDWFGTLFNNSLLQEHSISFSNGNEKVQTYYSTSFLQDNGWTKSNGVRRYTANIRGNYTINKNLNLGLLTTGSIRDQRAPGTLGQNSNPVTGVVSRDFDINPFSYAMNTSRVIAPFDVNGNREFITMNYAPFNILDELDKNYMDLKMIDLKVQGELNYKLPKNIKFNMIGAYRYASTGNEHKINETSNLPNAYRAGTEYGVEGIENSIIADANRFLYRNPEIQTQGQHLFSHTVECI comes from the coding sequence ATGCTTTTACTTGCTTGTAGCAATATTGTAAAAGCTAGTGACCAATTAATTACATTAAAATTTCAAAAAGCAAAATTGAATGTCGTACTGAATGAAATCACACAGCAAACGGAATATCAATTTTTCTACAATGACCAAATTAACAGAATTGCTGGACCTATCACTGTCAACATCAACAAAGCCTCAGTTTCACAGGTTTTGGAAATGATTTTGCCCAATGATAAGCTGGAATATTCCATTTCAAACAACCAAATAACAATCATTCCTAAAAAAACAAAAACCATAGAATCAACGGAAAGACTCCAAGAAATAATAAGTGGCACAGTAAAAGATTTAAATGGCAATCCTCTGATTGGTGCTCCAATTACTATCAAAGGAACAAATACGAGTACGACCACAAATAATCAGGGTGAATTTCAAATTATTGCAAAACCATCAGACATTGTTGTCATCAGCTTTCAAGGATTCAAAAGGCAAGAGGTTTCTGTTGCTGGAAGAAAGAGTTTATCCATCGCTATGACTACAGACCAGCAAGCATTGGAAGCTGTAGATGTTGTCGCAACAGGTTACCAAACAATAGACAGAAGAAAATTTACCGGAGCAGCCACTAAAGTCAAAGCTGAAGATGCACAACGATTTGGAGTTCCGGATGTTTCCAGAATGTTGGAAGGACAAGTATCAGGAGTTTCTGTACAAAATGTTTCTGGAACATTTGGAGCTGCCCCAAAGATACGTGTTCGTGGTGCGACCTCCATTACCGGTGACAATAAACCGCTATGGGTTGTAGATGGAATCATCTTAGAAGATGTCGTAAATATCTCCAATGACCAATTGTCCACAGGTGATGCCTCTACCCTATTAGGTTCGTCCGTTGCTGGTATAAACCCCGATGATATCGAGAGCTTTGAAATCCTCAAAGATGCAGCCGCAACATCCCTATATGGCGCAAGAGCCATGAATGGCGTAATAATTATCACTACAAAAAAAGGTAAAGCGGGAACTCAAGCGGTATCCTATCTAGGAAATTTCACAACTTATCTGAAGCCTTCCTATTCCCAATTCGATATCGTGAACTCCTATGACCAAATGTCTGTCTATGCTGAATTAGCTAGAAAAGGAGCAATAGATTATGCATTGATCAAAAACAATAGGAATTCCGGAATATACGGTAATCTCTCTCGCGGACTTTCTTCCTGGAATAAAGATGGAACTCCAGTGATTGAGAATTCCCCTGAAGGAAGAGCAGCATTTCTAAAAAGATACAATAACATAAATACAGATTGGTTTGGTACCCTATTTAACAATTCGCTCCTTCAGGAACATTCCATCAGTTTTTCAAATGGTAATGAAAAGGTTCAGACTTATTATTCAACATCATTTTTACAGGATAATGGCTGGACAAAATCTAATGGAGTAAGAAGATACACGGCAAACATCAGAGGAAATTATACCATTAACAAAAACCTCAATTTAGGTTTATTGACCACAGGTTCAATACGCGATCAAAGAGCGCCCGGAACATTAGGCCAGAACTCAAATCCTGTAACGGGTGTAGTTTCTAGAGACTTTGATATCAACCCATTCTCGTATGCGATGAATACATCAAGGGTAATCGCACCTTTTGATGTAAATGGTAATCGTGAATTTATTACAATGAATTATGCTCCTTTCAATATTCTGGATGAATTGGACAAAAATTATATGGATTTAAAAATGATTGATTTAAAAGTCCAGGGAGAGTTGAATTATAAACTTCCCAAAAACATCAAATTCAATATGATTGGTGCCTATCGCTATGCAAGTACCGGAAACGAACATAAAATAAATGAAACTTCCAATTTGCCAAATGCTTACCGCGCTGGTACTGAATATGGTGTTGAAGGAATAGAAAACAGCATTATTGCTGATGCAAATCGATTCCTATATCGCAATCCTGAAATCCAGACGCAAGGCCAACATCTGTTCTCCCATACGGTGGAATGTATATAA
- a CDS encoding RagB/SusD family nutrient uptake outer membrane protein, whose amino-acid sequence MKRKLFTIIFTSVFLTSCSKFLETAPDLRTELDSPTKIAELLTSAYPRGNYIPFTESASDNAGDKGMMMSSNNPINMNPWMFKDVEENDQDTPTYYWYAAYKAIGAANHALEAIEKLNRPEETSSLKGEALLASAYAHHMLVILYSKDYDPETAGQEIGIPFVDKPEKKVLKKYERGTLKSVYDAIEKDLLEGIPLLDDNRYKVKKYHFTTAAAHAFAARFYLFKHDLKKP is encoded by the coding sequence ATGAAAAGAAAACTATTTACAATCATATTTACTTCGGTATTTCTTACGAGCTGTTCAAAATTTCTGGAGACAGCTCCCGACTTAAGAACCGAACTGGATTCTCCAACAAAAATTGCAGAATTATTAACCTCTGCTTACCCTAGGGGTAATTATATCCCTTTTACGGAATCGGCTTCAGATAATGCTGGTGATAAAGGAATGATGATGAGTTCAAACAACCCGATCAATATGAATCCTTGGATGTTTAAGGATGTTGAAGAAAATGATCAAGATACCCCAACATATTATTGGTATGCAGCTTACAAAGCTATCGGTGCTGCAAATCATGCACTTGAAGCCATTGAAAAGTTAAACAGACCCGAGGAAACGAGCTCCTTAAAAGGTGAAGCATTGTTAGCAAGCGCATATGCTCACCACATGCTGGTAATATTATATAGCAAAGACTATGACCCAGAAACTGCTGGACAGGAAATTGGAATTCCATTTGTCGATAAACCTGAAAAAAAAGTCTTAAAAAAATATGAAAGAGGAACCTTAAAATCGGTTTATGATGCTATAGAGAAAGATTTATTGGAAGGCATTCCTTTATTGGATGACAATCGGTATAAAGTAAAAAAATACCACTTTACTACAGCGGCTGCCCACGCATTTGCGGCAAGATTTTATCTTTTTAAACATGATTTGAAAAAGCCGTAA
- a CDS encoding TonB-dependent receptor has translation MKRYVYVNTDWFKHLFQNSLMQEHSLSFSTGNENVQTYYSTSFLQDNGWAKANGVQRYTANIRSDYKIGNRLTFGLITTGSIRDQKAPGTLGQDSNPVTGVVSRDFDINPYSYALNTSRVITPYDENGNHEFVTMNYAPFNILDELEKNYMELKMLDLKVQGELNYNLLKDLKYNFIGAYRYASTGNEHKIYERSNLSNAYRAGTKYGTDGIENSTISDANRFLYRNLDDPDSRPVSVLPYGGFYITSENVLKSYYFRNSLNWDKSFNKHYFTGFAIQELRFLDRMSKENMGVGYQFEKGGVPFIDPAMIKMNVEGNLPYYKMNLFSDRFIAFAANSTYSFEGKYQFTGTVRYDGSNQLGSSKVARWLPTWNLSGSWIIDQEKFMQNQSFINTLSLRGTYGLTASMGPATNASLVLRSNSVNRPFLKDQEPVININFLENSDLTWEKQYETNVGLDATFLNRRFQVVLDFYNRNGFDLIGPMRISGIGGEAVKFANYANMHSRGLEIFFRANVFNKDNWSWKTQLTNAFNQSKITSIRNEPNIWNLVNSVGATRVGYPHRSLFSIDFVRLNEELGTPLYVNENNEISENVFLQSIQTQYLKYEGPVDPTINGGFFNDFRFKNFNLSFLITYSAGNKVRLNPVYRNTYSDLDAMPYDFLNRFIAPLENLSPSIATTRTNSRISGNQVYNAYNYSDVRVADGSFVRMKQITLSYNIPKTYLEKYRLKNLSLNVVGNNLFLLYADPKLNGQDPEFYGSGGVALPLPRQFTLSLKVGF, from the coding sequence TTGAAAAGATATGTATATGTAAATACGGACTGGTTTAAGCATTTATTTCAGAATTCTTTGATGCAAGAACATTCGTTGAGTTTTTCTACAGGAAATGAAAATGTTCAAACCTATTATTCTACCTCCTTTTTACAAGATAATGGTTGGGCAAAAGCTAATGGTGTCCAAAGATATACAGCTAATATAAGAAGTGATTATAAAATTGGTAATAGGTTAACATTTGGATTAATTACTACAGGATCTATCAGAGATCAAAAAGCACCTGGAACACTTGGACAGGATAGCAACCCAGTAACAGGAGTAGTGTCCAGAGATTTTGATATTAATCCATACTCCTATGCCCTAAATACATCAAGAGTTATTACTCCTTATGATGAAAATGGTAACCATGAATTTGTTACCATGAACTATGCTCCTTTCAATATTCTCGATGAATTAGAAAAAAATTATATGGAGTTAAAGATGTTAGATTTAAAAGTCCAAGGTGAGCTAAACTATAACCTTTTGAAGGATTTGAAATATAACTTTATTGGTGCTTACAGGTATGCGTCCACAGGTAATGAGCATAAAATTTATGAAAGATCAAATTTATCGAATGCTTATAGAGCTGGTACAAAATATGGAACAGATGGTATTGAAAATAGTACCATTTCGGACGCAAACAGATTTCTATATCGAAACCTTGATGATCCAGATTCTAGACCGGTTTCAGTCTTACCATATGGCGGATTCTATATCACTAGTGAAAATGTATTAAAGAGTTACTACTTCAGGAATAGCTTGAATTGGGATAAATCCTTTAACAAACATTACTTTACTGGTTTTGCTATCCAGGAATTACGTTTTTTGGACAGAATGTCTAAAGAGAACATGGGAGTAGGTTATCAATTTGAAAAAGGCGGAGTGCCGTTCATTGACCCTGCAATGATTAAAATGAATGTTGAAGGTAATCTCCCATATTATAAGATGAATTTATTTAGTGACAGATTTATTGCGTTCGCTGCAAATTCCACCTATTCTTTCGAAGGAAAATATCAATTCACTGGAACAGTAAGATATGATGGTTCAAATCAATTGGGAAGCAGTAAGGTCGCTAGATGGCTTCCTACATGGAACTTATCTGGTTCCTGGATTATAGACCAAGAAAAGTTTATGCAGAATCAATCTTTTATAAATACCCTATCCTTGAGAGGAACATACGGATTGACTGCTAGTATGGGACCAGCTACCAATGCAAGTTTAGTTTTAAGGTCAAACTCTGTTAATAGACCATTTTTGAAAGACCAAGAACCTGTTATAAACATCAATTTTCTAGAAAACAGCGATTTAACCTGGGAAAAACAATATGAAACAAATGTTGGTTTAGACGCAACTTTTTTAAATCGCAGATTTCAAGTCGTGCTAGATTTCTATAACAGAAATGGATTTGACCTGATAGGGCCAATGAGAATATCGGGAATCGGAGGTGAAGCCGTCAAATTCGCTAATTATGCAAATATGCATTCAAGAGGATTAGAAATATTCTTTAGGGCAAATGTTTTTAATAAAGATAATTGGTCTTGGAAAACACAATTAACAAATGCATTCAACCAATCAAAAATTACATCCATCAGAAACGAGCCAAATATTTGGAATCTTGTAAATAGTGTTGGTGCTACAAGGGTCGGTTATCCACATAGAAGTTTATTTTCCATTGATTTCGTCAGATTAAATGAGGAATTAGGTACACCTTTATATGTTAATGAAAACAATGAAATTAGTGAAAATGTATTTTTACAAAGTATCCAAACACAATATTTAAAATACGAGGGTCCAGTCGATCCTACAATCAACGGTGGATTTTTTAATGATTTCAGATTTAAAAACTTTAATCTTTCATTCTTAATTACTTATAGCGCTGGAAATAAAGTCCGTCTTAACCCAGTTTACCGAAATACATATAGTGACCTAGATGCTATGCCCTATGATTTCTTGAATAGATTTATTGCACCTCTTGAAAACCTCTCTCCTTCAATAGCAACAACTAGAACAAATTCTAGAATCTCTGGGAATCAAGTGTATAATGCTTATAACTATTCGGATGTTAGGGTAGCTGATGGATCATTCGTAAGAATGAAACAAATAACATTATCATATAATATCCCGAAAACATACCTAGAAAAATATAGATTAAAAAATCTGTCTCTAAATGTTGTGGGAAACAATTTATTCCTTCTATATGCTGACCCTAAATTAAACGGCCAAGATCCTGAATTCTATGGATCAGGAGGTGTAGCATTACCATTACCCAGACAATTTACCCTATCCTTAAAAGTTGGATTTTAA
- a CDS encoding SusC/RagA family TonB-linked outer membrane protein: MQYNLATTKMVRRKRIDLTFLSKLAKFVILLILLLVYSIIVKADDQLISLNFQKASLKKVLNEIKNQTNYQFFYNDRVTKIIGPVTVNINKGTLSQVLEIIIPQDKLEYSVQNNQITISQKNEKLIVSTEVTQEIIKGTVKDINGNPLAGASITIKGTNTSTTTNEKGEYQIIAKSTDIIVITFLGYQKQEISVAGRKSLNIAMTRDQQTLETVDVVATGYQTIDRRKFTGAATKVKAEDAQRFGVPDVSRMLEGQVSGVSVQNVSGTFGAALKIRVRGATSITGDNKPLWVIDGIILEDVVNISNDQLSTGDASTLLGSSVAGINPDDIESFEILKDAAATSLYGARAMNGVIIITTKKGKAGTQAVSYLGNATTYLRPSYSQFDIVNSYDQMSIYSEIARKGAIDYALIKNNMNSGGLWKFI; this comes from the coding sequence ATGCAGTACAATTTAGCTACCACAAAAATGGTAAGAAGGAAACGTATTGACTTAACTTTCCTTTCTAAACTGGCAAAATTTGTTATACTTCTGATACTGTTATTGGTATATTCCATAATAGTAAAAGCAGATGACCAACTAATTTCATTAAACTTTCAGAAAGCCTCACTCAAAAAGGTTCTGAATGAAATAAAAAACCAAACTAACTATCAATTCTTTTATAATGACCGAGTGACCAAGATTATTGGACCTGTCACCGTCAATATTAATAAAGGAACATTATCTCAAGTCCTAGAAATAATTATTCCACAAGACAAATTGGAATACTCAGTTCAAAACAATCAGATCACCATTTCTCAAAAGAATGAGAAACTTATTGTATCCACTGAAGTAACCCAAGAAATTATAAAAGGAACCGTGAAGGATATTAATGGCAATCCTTTAGCAGGTGCATCAATCACAATAAAAGGAACAAACACCAGTACTACGACCAATGAAAAAGGTGAATATCAAATTATTGCTAAATCCACCGATATTATCGTAATCACATTTTTGGGCTACCAAAAACAAGAAATTTCTGTAGCAGGAAGAAAAAGCCTGAATATAGCCATGACAAGAGACCAACAGACTCTTGAAACTGTCGATGTCGTAGCAACAGGATACCAGACCATAGACCGAAGAAAATTTACTGGTGCAGCAACCAAAGTTAAAGCGGAGGATGCTCAACGTTTCGGGGTACCGGATGTTTCCAGAATGCTCGAAGGTCAAGTATCAGGTGTATCGGTTCAGAATGTTTCAGGAACATTTGGAGCTGCCCTAAAAATTAGGGTCCGCGGGGCAACATCCATTACCGGTGACAATAAACCCCTATGGGTAATCGATGGAATTATATTAGAAGATGTCGTGAACATTTCCAATGACCAATTGTCAACTGGGGATGCCTCTACCCTATTAGGATCATCTGTAGCAGGTATAAACCCCGATGATATCGAAAGCTTTGAAATCCTCAAAGACGCCGCAGCAACATCCCTTTACGGAGCAAGAGCCATGAACGGCGTAATTATCATTACCACAAAAAAAGGTAAAGCCGGAACACAAGCGGTATCCTATTTAGGTAATGCAACAACCTATCTAAGACCATCTTATTCGCAGTTTGATATAGTGAATTCTTATGATCAAATGTCAATTTACTCCGAAATAGCCAGAAAAGGTGCGATTGATTATGCACTAATCAAAAACAACATGAATTCTGGGGGTCTATGGAAATTTATCTAG
- a CDS encoding RagB/SusD family nutrient uptake outer membrane protein — protein MIPLLTVDEMILNRAEAYARIKDFPKAINDLNTVISKKVYYSADMPLYVPEVHNVSENKLNTYYGTTNTEENIIKAVLDFKRREFLFEGLRWFDIVRHKIAITHRSYDEKETYTLGINSPMRMSNYLQKLFFLVYNQILDNYYEKLYNINSILYNTIFLFLLKRGSPTNRSNC, from the coding sequence ATGATTCCCCTCCTTACAGTAGATGAAATGATCCTTAATCGTGCCGAAGCATACGCTAGGATAAAAGATTTCCCTAAAGCAATCAATGACTTAAATACTGTAATAAGCAAAAAAGTATACTATAGTGCAGATATGCCGCTGTATGTCCCAGAAGTCCACAATGTCAGTGAAAACAAATTAAACACATACTACGGAACCACCAACACAGAGGAAAATATTATCAAAGCTGTATTGGATTTCAAACGTCGAGAATTCCTCTTTGAAGGACTTAGATGGTTTGATATTGTGAGACATAAAATTGCGATAACGCATAGGTCATATGATGAAAAGGAAACTTACACGTTAGGGATTAATAGCCCTATGAGAATGTCCAATTACCTGCAGAAGTTATTCTTTCTGGTGTACAACCAAATCCTAGATAATTATTATGAAAAATTATATAATATCAACAGTATTCTTTACAATACTATTTTTCTGTTCCTGCTCAAAAGAGGCAGCCCTACCAACAGATCCAATTGTTGA
- a CDS encoding putative zinc-binding metallopeptidase: MKNYIISTVFFTILFFCSCSKEAALPTDPIVDQGGETWTAGKIDNYIRDEFIKTYNIEIKYKWSPFEINYNRTLVPPQEKRVIPVLTAVRDIWMKPYETVAGKRLLEKIFHLQIFIGGKCRIQQ; this comes from the coding sequence ATGAAAAATTATATAATATCAACAGTATTCTTTACAATACTATTTTTCTGTTCCTGCTCAAAAGAGGCAGCCCTACCAACAGATCCAATTGTTGATCAAGGCGGAGAAACCTGGACTGCTGGAAAAATTGACAACTATATACGTGATGAATTTATTAAGACCTATAACATTGAAATCAAATATAAGTGGTCCCCTTTTGAAATAAATTATAATAGAACATTAGTTCCGCCTCAAGAAAAAAGAGTGATTCCTGTACTAACTGCCGTGAGAGACATCTGGATGAAACCTTATGAAACTGTTGCAGGAAAAAGACTTCTTGAAAAAATATTCCATCTCCAAATTTTTATTGGTGGGAAGTGCCGAATACAACAATAA
- a CDS encoding DUF4302 domain-containing protein, with protein sequence MKKYIIFFILLSLIYSCKKGQLQPIEVDKVWPDPVENLKLFKDALASNKTGWEYTIAYGKNKTITYGYLGFNSENSSDFIGDFSKNFSKFDKTNYNISIVQSNVSLSFPERSKFGNLAADAKLIDTIYTVKKIDADTIFLEGEIHSSLMKLTKCSAEKLALLKNNSIELDFDKIKQLANMPRYFFHYHQGGKTFGLEIDTLYRSLNFISGNNENPISKRVRYYFNGNGLSLESPITLDGLQVKVFENLEFDNSGLKAKGEIRITNEKAPKIYDLKPVKDLEGDRTKRLWWVSYEVFSQRGKPDIAGFTKLPNYTNFSLAPNYDYFEPADKYFWYIGINLHGINPGSTQGFLSETSDTGIIRFIILLETEESEIPEVLKAMNIAKSYIYNPIGFYVIKTGVGYTLVDARDALTWAYFQDPAS encoded by the coding sequence ATGAAAAAATATATTATATTTTTTATCCTTCTATCGCTAATATATTCCTGCAAAAAAGGCCAATTGCAACCTATTGAAGTAGATAAAGTATGGCCTGACCCTGTAGAAAATCTAAAACTTTTTAAAGATGCTTTGGCTTCCAACAAAACTGGTTGGGAATATACGATAGCTTATGGTAAAAATAAAACGATTACTTACGGCTACCTTGGGTTTAACTCCGAAAATTCATCCGACTTTATTGGAGATTTCTCTAAAAACTTTTCAAAATTCGACAAGACAAACTATAATATCTCTATTGTCCAATCTAATGTATCACTTAGTTTTCCGGAGAGATCAAAATTCGGAAACCTCGCAGCAGATGCTAAGCTAATTGATACTATATATACCGTTAAAAAGATTGATGCAGACACTATCTTTTTAGAAGGTGAAATTCATAGTTCGTTAATGAAATTGACGAAATGCTCAGCTGAAAAATTAGCACTTCTAAAAAATAATTCTATTGAATTAGATTTTGATAAAATCAAACAATTAGCCAATATGCCACGCTATTTCTTCCATTATCACCAAGGAGGGAAAACATTTGGTTTGGAAATTGACACATTGTATCGCTCTCTTAATTTTATCTCAGGTAACAATGAAAATCCAATATCGAAAAGAGTAAGATATTATTTTAATGGAAATGGATTATCATTAGAATCACCTATTACACTGGATGGATTACAAGTTAAAGTCTTTGAAAATTTAGAATTTGACAACTCGGGTTTAAAAGCTAAAGGAGAAATAAGAATTACAAATGAAAAAGCTCCCAAAATTTATGATCTAAAACCTGTGAAAGATTTAGAAGGAGATAGAACTAAAAGGCTATGGTGGGTATCTTACGAAGTCTTCAGCCAAAGAGGCAAGCCAGATATTGCAGGATTTACAAAACTACCTAATTATACAAACTTTAGTTTAGCTCCCAATTACGATTATTTTGAACCTGCTGACAAGTATTTTTGGTATATAGGAATAAATTTACATGGCATAAATCCAGGGAGCACTCAAGGATTTTTATCTGAAACATCTGATACAGGCATTATAAGATTTATAATTTTATTGGAAACGGAGGAGTCAGAAATCCCTGAAGTTTTGAAAGCTATGAATATTGCTAAATCTTATATCTACAATCCAATAGGATTTTATGTGATTAAAACAGGTGTGGGATATACTTTAGTTGATGCCCGAGATGCCCTAACATGGGCGTATTTTCAAGATCCAGCCAGCTAA
- a CDS encoding DUF4302 domain-containing protein gives MLLVKKEFEGVRPDAKINQLRDQYSQQLTGAKNGWIGYLFPAGGGGYTFKFTFNDKHRVKTYATIDAKKAESPDESSYRLVADQLVSLYFDTYSYLHQLADPDESKSGGRRGGGKISDFEFAIIESSADTMKLRGNHNESQLILIRAKDNEGDNFIKDAFNLNNKIDDINQLRHYYNNVILNNKEYGAIINTELNTISFYHSENGLFNSFYTEYAMSSKGIVLKTPFIAGDLRINYIDDFNINKTSNSATAKINGKTEIKFSNSDKPLIIDKEAPRRMYLTNKNHTSSHGFTIEGKKDSLGIRKFPLFNFLVFVPRRYIDPIDALYVIYGEDFNVGPLFTTNYNDQGILSFKPIRLLTGIDPGEELEKIIIQQNNLWFDPNGFYVYQTGKENYDLVSIKDSKVWIRFN, from the coding sequence TTGCTTCTTGTAAAAAAAGAATTTGAAGGAGTACGGCCGGATGCTAAAATAAATCAGCTTAGAGATCAATATTCACAACAGCTTACAGGAGCCAAAAATGGTTGGATCGGATATTTATTCCCAGCAGGTGGAGGAGGTTATACCTTCAAATTTACATTCAATGATAAGCATAGGGTAAAAACATATGCAACCATAGATGCTAAAAAAGCTGAATCTCCAGACGAAAGTTCTTATAGGCTTGTAGCTGATCAACTCGTAAGTCTATATTTTGACACTTATTCATACCTCCATCAATTGGCCGACCCCGATGAGTCAAAGAGTGGCGGACGAAGAGGTGGCGGTAAAATATCTGACTTTGAATTCGCTATCATAGAATCTTCAGCAGATACCATGAAATTAAGGGGAAACCATAATGAAAGTCAACTGATTCTTATTCGTGCGAAAGATAATGAAGGCGATAACTTTATCAAGGATGCATTTAATTTAAACAATAAAATTGATGATATAAATCAATTAAGGCATTATTACAACAACGTAATACTTAACAACAAAGAATATGGTGCCATTATAAACACCGAATTAAATACGATTTCATTTTATCATAGTGAAAATGGATTGTTTAATTCCTTCTATACAGAATATGCGATGTCAAGCAAAGGAATCGTCCTTAAAACCCCATTTATAGCGGGAGATCTCCGGATCAACTATATTGATGATTTCAATATCAACAAAACCTCTAATAGTGCAACAGCAAAAATAAATGGAAAAACGGAAATCAAGTTTTCGAATTCTGACAAACCATTGATAATAGACAAAGAGGCACCCCGAAGGATGTACCTAACAAATAAAAATCATACTTCAAGTCATGGATTTACGATCGAAGGCAAAAAAGATTCACTAGGGATCAGAAAATTCCCGCTCTTCAATTTTTTAGTTTTTGTACCTCGAAGGTATATTGATCCAATAGATGCATTGTATGTGATTTATGGAGAAGACTTTAATGTTGGCCCATTATTTACTACCAATTATAATGATCAGGGAATACTTTCCTTTAAACCGATTAGATTGTTGACTGGCATCGATCCAGGAGAAGAACTTGAAAAGATCATTATTCAGCAAAACAATTTATGGTTTGACCCTAATGGGTTTTATGTCTATCAAACCGGCAAAGAAAATTATGATTTAGTAAGTATCAAAGACAGTAAAGTCTGGATTAGATTTAATTAA
- a CDS encoding substrate import-associated zinc metallohydrolase lipoprotein, whose translation MKLLQEKDFLKKYSISKFLLVGSAEYNNNGTVVLGTAVGGKKIVLYVVNDFELSKKAEVVQMLHTIHHEYAHILHQHIHYPQTWRGISTRWYTQSWINTPPTTANSQGFVSSYAKSAEQEDFVETIAYLLVEGQEAFETLIKNNADVASTFRLKESIVIQYYKDVFNIDFRKLQEEVKKSIDLLTTPKTT comes from the coding sequence ATGAAACTGTTGCAGGAAAAAGACTTCTTGAAAAAATATTCCATCTCCAAATTTTTATTGGTGGGAAGTGCCGAATACAACAATAATGGAACAGTCGTACTCGGTACAGCTGTTGGAGGAAAAAAAATTGTGCTTTATGTAGTAAATGATTTTGAGCTTTCCAAAAAAGCTGAAGTAGTACAGATGCTTCATACTATTCACCACGAATATGCACACATACTACATCAACACATTCACTATCCCCAAACTTGGAGAGGCATCAGCACACGTTGGTATACTCAAAGTTGGATTAATACACCACCAACCACTGCTAACTCTCAAGGATTTGTTTCTAGCTATGCTAAATCTGCAGAGCAGGAAGATTTTGTAGAAACTATTGCTTACCTATTGGTAGAAGGACAAGAAGCCTTTGAAACTTTAATAAAAAATAATGCTGACGTGGCATCCACATTCAGGCTTAAAGAAAGTATAGTCATTCAATATTACAAAGATGTGTTCAATATTGACTTTAGAAAACTACAAGAAGAGGTAAAAAAATCAATTGACTTACTAACAACACCTAAGACAACATGA